The Sphingomicrobium sp. genome has a window encoding:
- the pyrE gene encoding orotate phosphoribosyltransferase, with amino-acid sequence MSDDDILAEFRAADALLEGHFILSSGLRSPRYLQCARVLMDPARAERLATELASRLPTALRVQVEAVVSPAMGGVIIGHEMGRALGRPAMFLERPQGVFELRRGFRLDPGTKVLMVEDVVTTGLSSREAIAAVRATGAEVLAEASLVDRSGGTADLGVDFHPLIRIDVPTYEPEAVPAELAAIPAVKPGSRAAA; translated from the coding sequence ATGAGCGACGACGACATCCTTGCCGAGTTCCGCGCCGCCGACGCCCTCCTCGAAGGGCACTTCATTCTCTCGTCCGGACTGCGAAGCCCCCGCTACCTGCAATGCGCACGCGTGCTGATGGACCCGGCACGGGCCGAGCGCCTGGCGACAGAACTTGCAAGCCGGCTGCCCACCGCCCTCCGCGTCCAGGTTGAGGCGGTGGTCTCCCCAGCCATGGGCGGCGTGATCATCGGCCATGAGATGGGTCGCGCGCTCGGCCGGCCGGCGATGTTCCTCGAGCGCCCACAAGGCGTGTTCGAGCTTCGCCGCGGCTTTCGGCTCGATCCCGGCACCAAGGTCCTGATGGTCGAAGACGTGGTCACCACCGGCCTGTCGTCGCGCGAGGCAATTGCAGCCGTCCGCGCGACGGGAGCCGAAGTGCTTGCCGAAGCGAGCCTCGTCGACAGGTCTGGCGGCACTGCGGACCTCGGCGTCGATTTCCACCCGCTGATCCGCATCGACGTGCCGACCTATGAACCCGAGGCGGTGCCCGCGGAGCTTGCCGCGATCCCGGCCGTCAAGCCGGGTAGCCGCGCGGCAGCGTGA
- the acpS gene encoding holo-ACP synthase, whose protein sequence is MIVGLGSDLCNIERIENSLARFGDRFLQRVFTDLEQRKAASRPHTIAGTLAKRFAAKEAFSKAVGTGFKRGVYMKDIGVVNLPSGAPTLQLTGGARARLDALAPEGHAIDIHLTMTDDYPWAQAFVILEARKLEP, encoded by the coding sequence ATGATTGTCGGCCTCGGCTCCGACCTCTGCAACATCGAGCGGATCGAGAACTCGCTGGCGCGGTTCGGCGATCGGTTCCTGCAGCGCGTCTTCACCGACCTCGAGCAACGCAAGGCGGCGTCGCGCCCGCACACCATCGCCGGAACCCTCGCCAAGCGCTTCGCCGCCAAGGAAGCCTTTTCGAAGGCCGTCGGCACCGGGTTCAAGCGCGGCGTCTACATGAAGGACATTGGCGTCGTTAATCTGCCGTCAGGCGCACCGACGCTACAGCTCACCGGTGGCGCCCGCGCTCGGCTTGACGCCCTTGCGCCGGAAGGCCACGCCATCGACATTCACCTGACGATGACCGACGATTATCCCTGGGCGCAGGCCTTCGTGATCCTGGAAGCCCGAAAGCTGGAGCCCTGA
- the coxB gene encoding cytochrome c oxidase subunit II, whose amino-acid sequence MKRIGWAVALAAAWLTPAAAQAPASNRPAAETTADTPPGTPAAAQPNNAPPAGFAQNPVTPDPATAPATGQAVGQPATAPFAYTQTPASKELGVPIAGRKGIQEQVTPIGKEAATFHNVWLLTLCAAMSILVLALLLWAIIRFRRGANPVPSRNSHNTTIEVIWTLVPVLVLVAIAIPSIRLLRHQYTPPPADLTVKVTGHQWYWSYELPDHGVSFDSYMLKEGNDPTRQANQRPRTDADGPPLLAVDNRLVIPAGKVVKFIVTADDVIHSFAVPAFWVKQDANPGQLHETWAKVDRPGVYFGQCSELCGARHAYMPIAVEVVPEAQFAAWVGSKGGKMPGAKPVAAAARTGGTDTDNITMPPATPGTTNANPAPAPNNPDVANRQNQ is encoded by the coding sequence ATGAAACGGATTGGATGGGCGGTCGCTTTGGCCGCGGCCTGGCTTACACCTGCAGCGGCGCAAGCCCCGGCCAGCAACCGGCCAGCTGCCGAAACGACGGCCGATACGCCCCCGGGCACCCCCGCCGCCGCGCAGCCGAACAATGCGCCGCCCGCAGGCTTCGCCCAGAATCCGGTCACGCCCGATCCGGCGACCGCACCGGCCACGGGTCAGGCCGTGGGTCAGCCGGCGACGGCTCCGTTCGCTTACACCCAGACCCCCGCGTCCAAGGAGCTCGGCGTGCCGATTGCAGGCCGCAAGGGCATCCAGGAGCAGGTGACGCCGATCGGCAAGGAAGCCGCGACCTTCCACAATGTCTGGCTTCTGACGCTCTGCGCCGCGATGAGCATCCTCGTCCTCGCGCTGCTGCTTTGGGCGATCATCCGCTTCCGCCGCGGCGCCAATCCGGTGCCGTCGCGCAATTCGCACAACACGACGATCGAGGTGATCTGGACGCTCGTCCCGGTGCTGGTGCTCGTCGCCATCGCCATTCCGTCGATCCGGCTGCTTCGCCACCAATATACGCCGCCGCCCGCCGACCTGACGGTCAAGGTGACCGGCCACCAATGGTATTGGTCCTACGAGCTGCCTGACCATGGCGTGTCGTTCGACAGCTACATGCTGAAGGAAGGCAACGACCCGACCCGCCAGGCGAACCAGCGCCCGCGCACCGACGCCGACGGGCCGCCGCTCCTCGCCGTCGACAATCGGCTGGTGATCCCGGCCGGCAAGGTCGTGAAGTTCATCGTCACCGCCGACGACGTGATCCACAGCTTCGCAGTCCCGGCTTTCTGGGTGAAGCAGGACGCCAACCCCGGCCAGCTGCATGAGACCTGGGCCAAGGTCGACAGGCCGGGCGTCTATTTCGGCCAGTGCTCAGAGCTTTGCGGCGCCCGCCACGCCTATATGCCGATCGCCGTTGAGGTCGTGCCTGAAGCGCAGTTCGCCGCTTGGGTCGGATCGAAGGGCGGCAAGATGCCGGGTGCCAAGCCGGTCGCTGCGGCTGCCCGCACCGGCGGCACGGACACCGACAACATCACGATGCCGCCGGCGACTCCGGGCACGACGAACGCCAATCCCGCGCCCGCGCCGAACAATCCCGACGTCGCAAACCGTCAGAACCAGTAA
- a CDS encoding pyridoxine 5'-phosphate synthase, which translates to MSNRLRLGVNIDHVATIRNARGGDHPDPVRAAMLAAGAGADGITAHLREDRRHITDQDIDRLTAEIDLPLNLEMAATEEMLDIALRHRPHAACIVPERRQERTTEGGLDAVGQQDALAPFVDKLGAAGIRVSLFIEPTEAQVAAAVLLGAPVVEFHTGRYAHTQGEERAAELKRIADCAALATKNGIEPHAGHGLTFDNVIPVAAIAQVAELNIGHFLIGEAIFTGLDHSVRRMRALMDEAR; encoded by the coding sequence GTGAGCAACCGTCTCCGCCTGGGCGTCAATATCGACCATGTCGCGACGATCCGGAACGCGCGCGGCGGCGACCATCCGGATCCCGTCCGCGCTGCGATGCTCGCCGCTGGAGCCGGGGCGGATGGCATCACTGCCCACCTTCGCGAAGACCGCCGCCACATCACTGACCAGGACATTGACCGGCTGACCGCCGAGATCGACCTGCCCCTGAACCTAGAGATGGCCGCGACCGAGGAAATGCTCGACATCGCGCTCCGCCACCGGCCGCACGCCGCCTGCATCGTGCCGGAGCGGCGCCAGGAGCGCACCACCGAAGGCGGCCTCGACGCCGTCGGCCAGCAGGACGCCTTGGCTCCGTTCGTCGACAAGCTCGGCGCTGCCGGCATCCGCGTCAGCCTCTTCATCGAACCGACCGAAGCGCAGGTCGCCGCCGCCGTCCTGCTCGGCGCACCGGTCGTCGAATTCCACACCGGGCGCTACGCCCATACACAAGGCGAGGAGCGCGCGGCCGAGCTCAAGCGCATCGCCGATTGCGCGGCGCTTGCGACGAAGAACGGCATCGAGCCGCACGCCGGCCACGGCCTGACGTTCGACAATGTCATCCCGGTCGCCGCGATCGCGCAGGTCGCCGAGCTCAACATCGGCCATTTCCTGATCGGCGAGGCGATTTTCACCGGCCTCGATCACAGCGTCCGGCGTATGCGTGCCCTGATGGATGAAGCGCGATGA